From the Candidatus Methanosuratincola sp. genome, the window AAACAAAATGAATATATTAAAACAACCTTCAGGGAAAATCGATGCCGCAGATACTGTGCCTATCGATCAGCCACAAAAAGGCCCCAGTCCGAGTACTTGAGAGTTTCGCCATAAAAGATATCGTCTCTTTCCTTGCGCGCCTTAAGGAGCTTGGGGCAGAGGAATGCGCAGTGATCCAGACCTGCCACAGGGTTGAGATCTATTCTGTGGGCTCCTGCATAGGGCACAGCGAGCTCAAGGAGTTTCTGGTCTCCAACTCGGGCAGCTGCTGTCCAATTGACATTTATGAGGAGTTTTACGAAGGCGAGGAGGCGGTAAGGCATCTCTTTTACCTGGCTTCCGGCCTCGAGTCCGTGATTCTTGGGGAGAACGAGGTGCTGCACCAAGTGGAAGAGGCATTCAGGCTAGCCAGTGGCTCAGGATGCGCTGGCAAGGTCCTAGGGATCATATTCAGGGGGGCTATCAACGCTGGTAGGATGGTGAGGCGCAAGACATCGATCTCAAAAGGCTCGGTGTCTTTGGGCAACGTGGTCTTGAAGGCTATACTTTTGGAGCTCGGCACATTGGAGGGCAAGAAGATCGTCATAATAGGCGCTGGCAAGATCGGTTGCCTCATAGCGAAGTCCCTGCCGCGAAAGGGCCCGATCACCGTGTTCATAGCAAACCGGACATACTCGCGCGCAGAGAAGCTGGCGGTCTCGGTCGGCGGGAGGGCAGTCCGTTTTGAGAGCCTCAGGGAGACAATTGCAGGGGCAGACGCTGTTGTGTGCGCCACTTCCTCTCCTCATCTTGTGCTTCGGCCAAGTGATCTAGATCAGCTCGACTCGAGAAAGCGGATCCTGATCATCGATGTTTCGAACCCTCGGGGCGTGGACGAGCGAATAAGGGATTTGGGCTGTGCGAAGCTGATAGACTTGGACGAGCTCATACGGATAGCAAGGGAGAATATGAAGAACAGGGAGGAGGCGATGATAAAGGCAAAGGAATTGATCGAGCCTTCTCTAGCGCTAGTAATGCATAGGCTGCAGGCTGGGGAACAGAAGAAAAAGTTTGAAGAGGTAATGCGGTGGGCTGAGGAGAGGCGGAGGAAAGCATTGGAGCTCGCCCTGAAGAAGGGAAGGTTCTCCGAGGAACAGACCAAGGTCATAAGCGACTTCTCGTACATACTTATGCGCGACCTCATCGTGCCGCTATTCGGCGAGAGCGATTTGCAGGAGGGGCCAACTGGTGGATGCTAGAATTACTTCAAGGCTGAGGAAGAGCTACGTTCTAAGGGATCTCGCATGCGAGTCTGATCTCAATCCCAGCAAGTTCATAATGCCTGTATTCGTGAAGGAGAGCGGAGAGATCGAGAGATCTCGCTGGGGCGGGATGGAGAAGGTCCCTCTCAAGGCCCTTGTGAGTTATCTCGAACCGTT encodes:
- the hemA gene encoding glutamyl-tRNA reductase, producing MPQILCLSISHKKAPVRVLESFAIKDIVSFLARLKELGAEECAVIQTCHRVEIYSVGSCIGHSELKEFLVSNSGSCCPIDIYEEFYEGEEAVRHLFYLASGLESVILGENEVLHQVEEAFRLASGSGCAGKVLGIIFRGAINAGRMVRRKTSISKGSVSLGNVVLKAILLELGTLEGKKIVIIGAGKIGCLIAKSLPRKGPITVFIANRTYSRAEKLAVSVGGRAVRFESLRETIAGADAVVCATSSPHLVLRPSDLDQLDSRKRILIIDVSNPRGVDERIRDLGCAKLIDLDELIRIARENMKNREEAMIKAKELIEPSLALVMHRLQAGEQKKKFEEVMRWAEERRRKALELALKKGRFSEEQTKVISDFSYILMRDLIVPLFGESDLQEGPTGGC